The following proteins come from a genomic window of Gossypium raimondii isolate GPD5lz chromosome 5, ASM2569854v1, whole genome shotgun sequence:
- the LOC105767653 gene encoding uncharacterized protein LOC105767653 isoform X1, which produces MVGANLKSETIKLMDKRSAMEAEMNAIIEQLCQPGGPGLSGNLVDSEGFPRADIDIPVVRAQRHRLAELKNDHQEITEKINVNIQVLHSAKLTSTPKDSGVETNQNASVATAGASASLQNLVLRDSSSANDVDMISSMPFAMVDEIADASPAAEDGLQLGDQIVKFGNVKAGDSLLQRLASEAQANQGHPLPVIIMRQGALLNLSLTPRTWQGRGLLGCHFRIM; this is translated from the exons ATGGTAGGGGCAAATCTGAAATCGGAGACGATAAAGCTGATGGACAAGAGAAGTGCAATGGAGGCTGAGATGAACGCCATAATTGAACAGCTTTGTCAACCTGGGGGTCCTGGTCTCTCTGGCAACCTCGTCGATTCCGAa GGTTTTCCTCGTGCTGATATTGACATCCCAGTTGTTCGAGCACAACGGCATCGTCTTGCTG AACTGAAAAATGATCACCAggaaattacagaaaaaattaatgttaatattCAAGTTTTGCATTCAGCAAAACTCACTTCAACTCCTAAAGATTCAG GTGTTGAAACGAATCAAAATGCATCAGTTGCCACTGCTGGTGCATCAGCGTCCTTGCAAAACCTTGTTTTGAGGGATTCTTCGAGTGCCAATGATGTGGATATGATTTCTAGTATGCCCTTTGCAATGGTAGATGAAATAGCTGATGCATCTCCGGCAGCTGAGGATGGTTTACAACTTGGAGACCAGATTGTGAAATTTGGTAATGTGAAAGCTGGAGATAGTTTGCTACAACGACTTGCTTCTGAAGCTCAGGCTAATCAGGGTCATCCCCTACCTGTCATAATCATGAGACAAGGAGCATTGCTTAATCTATCATTGACTCCTAGAACATGGCAAGGCAGGGGCTTGCTAGG ATGTCATTTTCGTATCATGTGA
- the LOC105767653 gene encoding uncharacterized protein LOC105767653 isoform X2 encodes MVGANLKSETIKLMDKRSAMEAEMNAIIEQLCQPGGPGLSGNLVDSEGFPRADIDIPVVRAQRHRLAGVETNQNASVATAGASASLQNLVLRDSSSANDVDMISSMPFAMVDEIADASPAAEDGLQLGDQIVKFGNVKAGDSLLQRLASEAQANQGHPLPVIIMRQGALLNLSLTPRTWQGRGLLGCHFRIM; translated from the exons ATGGTAGGGGCAAATCTGAAATCGGAGACGATAAAGCTGATGGACAAGAGAAGTGCAATGGAGGCTGAGATGAACGCCATAATTGAACAGCTTTGTCAACCTGGGGGTCCTGGTCTCTCTGGCAACCTCGTCGATTCCGAa GGTTTTCCTCGTGCTGATATTGACATCCCAGTTGTTCGAGCACAACGGCATCGTCTTGCTG GTGTTGAAACGAATCAAAATGCATCAGTTGCCACTGCTGGTGCATCAGCGTCCTTGCAAAACCTTGTTTTGAGGGATTCTTCGAGTGCCAATGATGTGGATATGATTTCTAGTATGCCCTTTGCAATGGTAGATGAAATAGCTGATGCATCTCCGGCAGCTGAGGATGGTTTACAACTTGGAGACCAGATTGTGAAATTTGGTAATGTGAAAGCTGGAGATAGTTTGCTACAACGACTTGCTTCTGAAGCTCAGGCTAATCAGGGTCATCCCCTACCTGTCATAATCATGAGACAAGGAGCATTGCTTAATCTATCATTGACTCCTAGAACATGGCAAGGCAGGGGCTTGCTAGG ATGTCATTTTCGTATCATGTGA